From Trichoderma atroviride chromosome 1, complete sequence, one genomic window encodes:
- a CDS encoding uncharacterized protein (EggNog:ENOG41) has protein sequence MPKAKSSKSSASALQAAPQAAPSWPMFKPPLPVVQLYPELHPATSNIVLVSSFFPRSLCRDYVAYLKTLPLQTTPSKPKKGEAVRVNDRFQINDPDFARRLWDTTGLKELILEDESIKSLWGGEPIGLNPNIRIYRYSKGQYFDCHYDDSNYLMLDSVSVKTTWTLLLYLTSAAEGCIGGETVFYPHDRKSAAEEIAVSLETGMLLLHKHGDDCLLHEGREVQQGEKWVLRTDLCVRR, from the exons ATGCCAAAGGCTAAATCCTCAAAGTCATCGGCCTCGGCTCTCCAAGCTGCACCTCAAGCGGCACCGTCATGGCCCATGTTCAAGCCCCCTCTGCCAGTTGTTCAGCTATACCCAGAGCTGCATCCCGCAACGTCAAATATTGTTCTCGTCtcatcttttttccctcgtTCTCTCTGCCGCGATTATGTGGCATATCTCAAGACTTTGCCACTGCAGACAACCCCTTCAAAGCCGAAAAAGGGGGAAGCAGTCCGTGTGAATGATAGATTCCAGATCAATGATCCAGACTTTGCCCGCAGGCTGTGGGACACTACCGGGCTGAAAGAGTTGATTCTGGAGGATGAATCGATCAAAAGCCTTTG GGGCGGCGAACCGATCGGTCTCAACCCCAATATCCGCATATACCGCTACTCCAAAGGCCAATACTTTGACTGCCACT ATGATGACTCGAACTATCTGATGCTCGACTCTGTATCTGTCAAAACGACCTGGACGCTCCTCTTGTATCTGACTTCTGCCGCAGAGGGATGCATTGGCGGAGAGACAGTATTTTATCCTCATGATCGCAAATCAGCGGCTGAAGAAATCGCTGTGTCGCTCGAAACTGGAATGTTGCTTTTGCACAAGCATGGCGACGATTGTCTGCTG CACGAAGGAAGAGAAGTACAACAAGGAGAAAAGTGGGTGCTCAGAACCGATCTATGTGTCAGGCGATGA
- a CDS encoding uncharacterized protein (EggNog:ENOG41~TransMembrane:1 (o41-58i)) — protein MFRAQPQAMSQEGSASSPPQSIRRQPDINAYSASWSRPLKQFGLFFLGAAFTAASVGVSRRSVVRRQRDSFPKFYTSNRPGPEDGNNSEGALLGIHALGLATLNVSSFAVLLTGGLSWAFDLSSVDELRTRTKAALQRPGGEVSPEDEKEFEQMIDNLMAKLGMDKVSSKDGDDGNQKDSGEK, from the coding sequence ATGTTTCGGGCGCAACCACAAGCCATGTCTCAAGAGGGatcagcatcgtcaccaCCTCAGTCAATTCGCCGCCAACCAGACATCAATGCATACTCGGCCTCTTGGTCACGCCCTCTGAAGCAATTCGGGCTCTTTTTCCTAGGTGCTGCCTTTACCGCGGCATCTGTCGGGGTGTCTCGCCGGTCTGTGGTGCGTCGCCAGCGCGATTCTTTCCCAAAGTTTTACACATCCAACCGCCCTGGGCCCGAGGATGGCAACAATTCGGAAGGCGCTCTACTGGGAATCCACGCTTTAGGATTGGCGACACTCAACGTTTCAAGCTTTGCGGTGCTTCTAACGGGAGGGCTATCGTGGGCGTTTGATTTAAGCTCTGTTGATGAgctgaggacgaggacaaaGGCTGCCCTACAGAGACCTGGGGGTGAAGTCAGTCcggaagacgagaaagaaTTTGAGCAGATGATTGACAATCTGATGGCGAAGTTGGGAATGGATAAGGTCTCAAGCAAGgacggagatgatggaaaccAGAAAGACTCGGGAGAGAAGTAA